The DNA segment CTCACGCGGCGCGACCTCGATTCCGAGGACGCCGTCGACCTCGCGGAGGTGGGCGTCGTCGCTCACCGCGAGGTCGGCCGCGCCGGCCAGCGCGGCCTCCAGCACCGCGTCGTCATCGGGGTCGGCGGCGACGTCGAGGTCGACGACCGGTTCGACAATTCGGGCGAATCGGGCCACGCGCTCGACCGCCGCTTCTCGCCGGCCGGCGGGAAGCGGCAGGCGGTCGTAGTCGAGGACGGCCGCGAACTCCCGGAGGAGCGCGGGCGAGACGACGAGTTCGACCGCCCCGTCCTCGGCCAGCGCGAAACAGCGCTCGCGCTCGTCGGGGAACGCGAGTTCGGCGACGAGGACGTTCGTGTCGAAGACGACGATCGGTCGGGCCACGCCCGACGTTGGTCGCCGCCGGCCGAAAGCGTTTGCGACCGCCGACCGCGCCGGTTACGCGGCGGCGCGGTTCGGCCGTCTCTCAGTCCTCTCGCACCACGAGGATGGGTCGTTCGAGTCGGTCGGCGACGGTGTCGTAGGTCTTGCCGAACACCCGCTCGACGTTCGGCTGTTGCGTCTCGCCCATGATGACCAGGTCGTCGTCCCGCCCGGCCTGCGCGATGGCGAACGCGGGGTCGTCGGAGACGACCACCTCCGTGTCGATGCTCACCTGACTGAACCCTTCGTCGACGAGTCTCCGTTTCACCTGCGAGAGCAGGTCCTCGCCCGCCTCCACGTCCGCTTCGGTTTCGGCGACGTGGAGCAACGAGACGTGCAACAGCACCTCCTCGTCGAGCGAACTCAGGAGTTCGGCGGCGGGTTCGGCGAACTTCTCGTCGCGGATCGCGACCAGGACGTGTCCCAGCGTCGTTATCGGGTTCGGCACCAGCACCGCGTCGACGTCGCGCTCCTCGGCGACTCGCGTCGGCGCGGCGCTCGCGTCCTCGCCCATCACGAGTTCGACCTCGGCGGTTTCACCCCGGCGGACGAAACTCGACGCGAGCGTGTACAGCGACTGGTAGGCCTCTATCTCGCGCCGGTGGCGCTCGTCGTCGTCGACGTCGTCGGAGAGGTCGTAGACGCCGAGCAGGACGACTTTGCAGGAGGTCAGCCCCTCGACGAACGTCGACGGGAGCGGGTCCGGGTCGGGGAACTCTATCGGAATCAGAATCGTGGGTGAAGCCATCGCTGATACCCTCGTGGTGTCCTACGACCCGCGACAGAAAAGGCCCTGTGGCTTCTCGCGGTCGTCGCCGCTCCGAGCGGCCTCGCGGCGTCTCCTCGTGTCGCGGGGATTTATGCCGGTGGTGGCGAATGTACCAAGGGATGGCCGACGTACTGGAGAACAAACGCGCCTCGACGCGCTTTCGCATCCTCGCGGAGATCGCCGACCGCCAACCCGCGGTCAGTCAGGGCGAGATTGCCGACGCGGTGGGCGTGACCAGCCAGGCCGTCAGCGAGTACATCCGGGCGCTCGTCGAGGACGGACTGGTCGAGAAGGAGGGTCGGTCGCGCTACAGCGTCACGAAGGAGGGCGTCGATTGGCTCCTCCGGGAGGCCGCCGACGTGCGCCGGTACGCCGACCACGTCACCGAGGACATCCTCGGGAGCGTCCAGGAGGAGGCCGCCATCGCCACCGGGGACATCTCTGAGGGCGAGACGGTCACGCTGTCGCTGCGCGACGGCCTGCTCCACGCCGAACCCGGCGAGGGCGGTCCCGCGACCGGGGTGGCGACCACGGACGCGGCGGCCAGCGACGACGTCGGCGTCACCGACTTCGAGGGCATCATCGACTTCGATCCGGGGGGCGTCACCGTCTACCAGGTCCCGCCGATTCGGTCGGGTGGCAGTCGGGGCGCGGACGTCGACGCGCTGGCAGACGCCGCCGCGGCGGCCGACATCGTCGCCGCCACGGGCGTGGAGGCCGTGGTGGCGCTCCGCCGGGCGGGCCACGCTCCCGCGACGGCGTTCGGCGCGGGCGAGGTCGCCGCGGCCGCCGCCGACCGGGGACTCGACGTGGTGGTTGTCGCGACCGCAGACGCCGTCGGTCGGGTGACCGACGCGCTCCGTGACGGAAGCGTCTCGTACGAAGTGACGGACCTCGGCTGATTCGGTCGCTCGATTCGATTGACTCTATTCAATCGACTCGATTCGTCCGATGGATTCGATTCGGGTCGGGCGAGTCGGCACGACTCGCCCGACCCGAATCGGGAAAAGTTAGCTCGCGCGGTTCTTCGCGGCGGTGTAGGCCTCTCGGACCTGCTGGAACGCCTCGCGGTCGCCGCCGTGGTCGGGGTGGACCTCCTTGACCTTCTCGCGGTAGGCCTGCTTTATCTCGGCGAGCGTCGCGTTCGGCCCCACGCCGAGGACGGCGAACGCCGCCTCGGTCGGGTCGACGCCGCCGTCCTCGACGTCGAGTTCGGGCGTCTCGAACGGCAGTCGGTCGCCCAGGTGCATTCCGGGCATCTCGTGTTCGACCAGCACCGCGAACGTCGGCGACCGCTCGATGCGGAAGTACGCCCGTGCGTCGAAGGTGATGGCGACGTCGCGCTCGGGGAGGTAGAACGCCACGTGCTGGCCCTCGACGAAGTGGTCCTCGGCGAACTCCTCGCCGATGGCCGTGAGATACTGACGTATCTCGACGCGCCGCCGCCCCTCCCCCGACGTGCCGGGACCCGGCGACTCGGTGGGATAGAGGCGCGCGCCGACGAAGAACACCCCCGCGATGACGACGCCGACCGCGGCCGACAACCAGAGGCCGACGACGAGCCACTCCGGCAGACCGCCGGCCAACCATTCCGGCAACACGGTTCGACGTAGGGGCCGTGTGGTAAAGAATCTCCCGCCGGCCGGAAACCGCCCGACTCGCCACCGATTTCGGGGCGACGACCGCCGACCGAACTGCTCCTCCGTGCGCCGGTCGAACGTGTCTGACCGCCGACTTCCCCAAGGGTAACATTCATGATGGCAGGGTGGGATACCATGAACGACAAATGTCAGTTCGGTTCCTACACTCCGAACAATGACGACACGTGATACGAACCCAGACGGAACGGGAGAACTCGAACCGAGCCAGATACACAACGTCCTCCGGAACGACCGCCGGAGACACGTCCTGAAACACCTCCGAGACGTCGACGGGGTGCTCTCGGTGGACGCGCTCGCGGAGCACATCGCCACCATCGAAACCGACGAGTCGCCCCCACCTCGGGACGTCCGCAAGAGCGTGTACGTGTCGCTTCACCAGACACATCTTCCCAAGCTGGACGACCTCGGAATCGTCGACTACGACCAGCGCCAGCAGGAACTCGAACTCCGCGACCGCGCCGAGGAGGTGGAGGTGTACATGGAGGTCGTCCCCGAACACGACATCTCGTGGGCGACGTACTACCTCGGAATCAGCACCCTCGGCCTCGTGACGCTGACGTCGGTGAAGTTCGACCTGCTCTTCGTCTCGTCGTTCGGGGTGGAGTTCTGGTCGTGGTACTTCCTCGTGCTCTTCACGCTGTCGGCGCTGTATCACGCGTACAACGAACGGAAGTGGCGGATTCTGGGTTCGTAGTTCCGGACCGAAAAAGCGGGTCGTCGTTCCTGACCGAAAACCGTGTCGCCGCGAGCCGACGGCGGCGGATTCGCGCTCGTTCAGCCGATGTACCGCAGGTCCTCGTCGGCCGCCATCGCCTGCTGGTTCTCCATCTCCTGGATCTTGCCGACCACGTCCTCCATCTCGTCGGCGCGTTCCTCGAGCGACTCGAAGTCGACCTCGAAGCCCAGCGCGTCCTGGAGCACCTCCAGGACGGCCTGGGCGCTCTTGGGGTCGACGAGGTAGCCGCTGGTTTCGCCCATCAGGCAGGTCGCCCGGACCCCGCGGCGCTCGCCGAGTCCCAGGAGGAGGCCGCTGGTGCCGACGATGCCGCCCGCGGGTTCGTCCTCGCGGAACTCGACGCCGACCTCCTCGAGTTCCTCGACGAACTCCTCGTCGGTGGCCGCGCCGAGGACGCCGTACTCGTCGATGAGTTCGCCGGTGGGCACGCCGCCGAGCGCGTAGACCGACTCGACGCCGAACTCCTCGGCCACGTCGAGGAAGGAGTCGGTGAGGCGGTAGTGGCCCCGACTGTCGCTGGCCTGCTGGTCGCCGGTCAGCACCAGCAGGTCGCGGTCGTCGAGTTCGACCGCGTGGAACTCCGCACAGACCAGGTCGGTCGTGCCGTCGTCGCCGACGGTCACCTGCGGGGGGAAGTGTTCCGAGTAGACGCGACGGACGAGTTCGCCGTCCTTCTCCTCCACCAGGTGCTCGGCGGCCAGTTTTCCGACGTGGCCGACGCCCGGCAGCCCCTCGATGAGGACGGGGTCGCGTAGCTCCGGGTCGGCGACTGTCTCGATGTCGAGTTCGTCCATACGGACTACTCGCGGGCGCGCTCCTTAAGTGCCCGTCGGTACTCTCCGTACGGGTCCTCGGGGTTGAATGGCGCTGGCGCGCTGTTGACGGCGTCGGCGCCGCACTCCGGACAGGTCGCAGAAAGGGTGTACACCGGGCGGTCGTGGCGGCCGCGCCACGCCGAACAGACCCGGATGTCGGACTTCATCTACTCGTCTTCGGTCTGGCGCTCGCGGTGGAACGACCCGGTGCCGCCGATGGACTCGATGGCCGACTCGGCGCGGGCCGCGCTCTCCTCGAGCTGGGCCTCGGCCGTCTTGTAGTTGGGGGCCTTGACCCGGATGCGGTACTCGGGCGCGCCGACGTAGGTCACTTCGAGTTCGATCTCGTCGGGAATCTCGCCGTTGCCCTCGGCGGCCTGCAGCGCCTCCTTGATGTCGTCGACGCCGCCGCTCGCGGCGCTCTCCAGGTTTACGTACCCGGTGACGGTCACGTACGGCACCGAGACGTTCTCGCGGGCGGTTTCGACGATGGCGTCGACCTCCTCGTCGGTGAGGTCGGTCCCTTCGAGCGCTTCGGGGCCGTGGATGGCGGCCTGCTCGAAGCCGCCGTAGAGGCCGCCGAACTCTGCCAGCAGTTCGTTGGCGACGTGGGCGTACTTCTCGTCGCCCATCTCCTCGCCGAACGCCAGCTCCATCCAGTTGTCGGCCTTCTGCTCGTTCTTCCACTCCTGGATCTTCTCGGAGCGCTGGTGGTCGTTGACGTCCTTGTACGAGAGGTCTATCTGCTGGGCGCCCTCGTCGACGTCCAGTACCTTGCAGACCACCGTCTGCCCTTCGCTGACGTGGTCGCGAACGTTCTTGATCCAGCCGCTGGCGACTTCGCTGACGTGAATGAGGCCCCGCTTGTCCTCGTACTCCTCGAGGTCGACGAAGACGCCGAAGTCCTCGATCTCGTCGACCTTGCCGACGACGAGTTCGCCAGTTTCCGGCCAGCCGCTAAATTTCATCGGGCCTCTACGGTCTCTGTTACTTCGCCTTCGATGTCGGCCTTGCCGCCGGTCGGCCGGGCGAGCGTCGCACCGCAGACCGCGCAGGCGACCTCGGTCGCGGCCTTGTCGAAGACGATCTGTTCGTTGTCACAATCCGGACACTGGACGGTGTAGAAGCTTCCTGCCATGGGTTTACTCCTGGAACTCCAGCCGACCGGCGCGCCATCCCTTGCGGAGGTGGGCCTTACCGCATTCGCTGCACCGGTACTTGAGGTCGGTCTTCTTCGTCGGCTTGTCGCCGCCGGGCACCTTCGAGAACCGGCCGCGGTTCCCGATACCCTTGCTGCCTTCGCGCTGCTTGCGCTGGTCCCACTTCATGCCGGACGACCGGCCGGTTCGGACCTTCTCGACTTCGTGCTGTTCGTGGGCCTTGCAAAACGGACAGTAC comes from the Halorussus vallis genome and includes:
- a CDS encoding putative toxin-antitoxin system toxin component, PIN family; the protein is MARPIVVFDTNVLVAELAFPDERERCFALAEDGAVELVVSPALLREFAAVLDYDRLPLPAGRREAAVERVARFARIVEPVVDLDVAADPDDDAVLEAALAGAADLAVSDDAHLREVDGVLGIEVAPREAFLERFARSAAHRAADAPGGAGGSADEPGESNRDRNPEGRPDPDDTR
- a CDS encoding J domain-containing protein, which encodes MPEWLAGGLPEWLVVGLWLSAAVGVVIAGVFFVGARLYPTESPGPGTSGEGRRRVEIRQYLTAIGEEFAEDHFVEGQHVAFYLPERDVAITFDARAYFRIERSPTFAVLVEHEMPGMHLGDRLPFETPELDVEDGGVDPTEAAFAVLGVGPNATLAEIKQAYREKVKEVHPDHGGDREAFQQVREAYTAAKNRAS
- a CDS encoding 50S ribosomal protein L44e, whose product is MQMPRRFNTYCPFCKAHEQHEVEKVRTGRSSGMKWDQRKQREGSKGIGNRGRFSKVPGGDKPTKKTDLKYRCSECGKAHLRKGWRAGRLEFQE
- a CDS encoding proteasome assembly chaperone family protein, producing the protein MDELDIETVADPELRDPVLIEGLPGVGHVGKLAAEHLVEEKDGELVRRVYSEHFPPQVTVGDDGTTDLVCAEFHAVELDDRDLLVLTGDQQASDSRGHYRLTDSFLDVAEEFGVESVYALGGVPTGELIDEYGVLGAATDEEFVEELEEVGVEFREDEPAGGIVGTSGLLLGLGERRGVRATCLMGETSGYLVDPKSAQAVLEVLQDALGFEVDFESLEERADEMEDVVGKIQEMENQQAMAADEDLRYIG
- a CDS encoding DUF7344 domain-containing protein; this encodes MTTRDTNPDGTGELEPSQIHNVLRNDRRRHVLKHLRDVDGVLSVDALAEHIATIETDESPPPRDVRKSVYVSLHQTHLPKLDDLGIVDYDQRQQELELRDRAEEVEVYMEVVPEHDISWATYYLGISTLGLVTLTSVKFDLLFVSSFGVEFWSWYFLVLFTLSALYHAYNERKWRILGS
- a CDS encoding translation initiation factor IF-2 subunit alpha, producing MKFSGWPETGELVVGKVDEIEDFGVFVDLEEYEDKRGLIHVSEVASGWIKNVRDHVSEGQTVVCKVLDVDEGAQQIDLSYKDVNDHQRSEKIQEWKNEQKADNWMELAFGEEMGDEKYAHVANELLAEFGGLYGGFEQAAIHGPEALEGTDLTDEEVDAIVETARENVSVPYVTVTGYVNLESAASGGVDDIKEALQAAEGNGEIPDEIELEVTYVGAPEYRIRVKAPNYKTAEAQLEESAARAESAIESIGGTGSFHRERQTEDE
- a CDS encoding universal stress protein, encoding MASPTILIPIEFPDPDPLPSTFVEGLTSCKVVLLGVYDLSDDVDDDERHRREIEAYQSLYTLASSFVRRGETAEVELVMGEDASAAPTRVAEERDVDAVLVPNPITTLGHVLVAIRDEKFAEPAAELLSSLDEEVLLHVSLLHVAETEADVEAGEDLLSQVKRRLVDEGFSQVSIDTEVVVSDDPAFAIAQAGRDDDLVIMGETQQPNVERVFGKTYDTVADRLERPILVVRED
- a CDS encoding RNA-protein complex protein Nop10 gives rise to the protein MKSDIRVCSAWRGRHDRPVYTLSATCPECGADAVNSAPAPFNPEDPYGEYRRALKERARE
- a CDS encoding DUF7839 domain-containing protein, producing MADVLENKRASTRFRILAEIADRQPAVSQGEIADAVGVTSQAVSEYIRALVEDGLVEKEGRSRYSVTKEGVDWLLREAADVRRYADHVTEDILGSVQEEAAIATGDISEGETVTLSLRDGLLHAEPGEGGPATGVATTDAAASDDVGVTDFEGIIDFDPGGVTVYQVPPIRSGGSRGADVDALADAAAAADIVAATGVEAVVALRRAGHAPATAFGAGEVAAAAADRGLDVVVVATADAVGRVTDALRDGSVSYEVTDLG
- a CDS encoding 30S ribosomal protein S27e, with the protein product MAGSFYTVQCPDCDNEQIVFDKAATEVACAVCGATLARPTGGKADIEGEVTETVEAR